The sequence GTGGCGGAAATGTTTTTACGAGTGTCTAATAGTTTGATTAACGTTTCCACACGCAAATTGCATAAATAATTTTGGCAAAACGTTCCTGGTTCAAAGATCCATTTCTCAGAATGTTTATCCCATATCATTCTTCCAGTTTGATTATCAACGCGACATATCTCACGGGAGCCAGATTGCCCAAAGATAGCTTGCAACTCGTTAACAAAAAGTCGGCCATCTGACGTTAGAAAAATATCAATGTTCATGCTCATAAACTTTCCGATGTCTGTTATCTTTTTGGTGAGATGCAGAACCTCGTCAGGCGGTTGACCGTAAAAAAAACGTTTTGACCCACTATGCAAACCATTGCAGGAACCTTTTTCGTATCCGAAGAAAGAATTGCCTATTCGAACTGTTCTCCATTCACGAACATCTTGTAAGTATTCTTGGAGAAAGACACTTCCAAATTCGCGGTCATTTCTAATACGGCGATATGTTGAGTAGCCTTTTGAAAAACAATGTGTTATGTGCCTTTGAAGTGAGCCTCGATTGTCAAATATTATAACTCCAGAAGCACCTGATCCCATATTGCTTTTGAATATAATAGGGAGATTGCATTGTGAGGCGAAGTCAATGGCGTATTTTTTATTATAGAACACCCAACTTTTTGGGTGCGGTATATTATGAGCATCTAACCAATAATGCATTCGCCTTTTGCTCTCCCATATCCAAAGAGCTTCAGGGTCAGGAAAAATAATACGCGGATCAATTGCAGAAAAAATCCGGAGTTTTTCATCGTACATTTCCTTCCACGTTTTATACTGTACAGATGGTCTACAAAGAAAAGCATCACAGCCAGATTTTTTCAAAACATCAAGCCAATCAGGTCCTGAGATATCTATAATTTTATAAGATACATTTAAGTCACGGCAGGCAGCTATGAAAGGCCAGTGTAAATGCCAAAACTCTTTAATTATGCCAAACTGATATTTACTGTCCCCAGGAGCAAGCCACTCTTGTGACTCGTTGCGGTAAGGATTTTCTTCTCGCCATTTTTCTCCTCTAGCAGAGAAGGTTGCAGGGTGCTGAAGAAGGAAATTCCTAATTGGAGGTGGCATTAGATGCCGAATATTCTTTGCAATTATAGTTTTGTAACTGAGCATTTACAAGCCTCTGTATGAGTTGTTGGATGTGTCTAAAAAAATTTGAGCCCAGATTTCAAAAGCCACAGCTATCCATATTTTTCGCCCGTTCTTTTGCCCTGACATCTTGAGTTGTGTCCACCAATTGCGCACAGTTGTTTCTTGAAATACCCCTCGATTCTTAATTCCTGGTAGGATGCATTGCTCCATGTAGTCCGTAAAATATTGTGTCTTAAAGAATTCTTCTAGCGGCAGAGGGAAGCCACATTTCGTTCTGTACGCAAAGTTGTTGTCAAATGTTTGTTCTGCCAGTTTTTTGAGGATTTTCTTTGTGTTTTTACTATAGCCGTTTTTGAATTGTAAGGAGTCCCCAACAAGGTAGTCAACCGGGAGCGAGTATACAAAGTCAACAAGTTTTCGATCAAGGAATGGAACGCGATTTTCCATAGAGTGTGCCATGGTCATTTTGTCTTGTCTTACTAAAAGATCCACCATGTAAGTTTGCATGTCATATTTCAAGCACTGTTTTATTATCCGTCCGCTGTCGAATCGCCCAAGAAGATTTTGACGCTTTCC comes from Desulfocapsa sulfexigens DSM 10523 and encodes:
- a CDS encoding ATP-grasp domain-containing protein, with the translated sequence MLSYKTIIAKNIRHLMPPPIRNFLLQHPATFSARGEKWREENPYRNESQEWLAPGDSKYQFGIIKEFWHLHWPFIAACRDLNVSYKIIDISGPDWLDVLKKSGCDAFLCRPSVQYKTWKEMYDEKLRIFSAIDPRIIFPDPEALWIWESKRRMHYWLDAHNIPHPKSWVFYNKKYAIDFASQCNLPIIFKSNMGSGASGVIIFDNRGSLQRHITHCFSKGYSTYRRIRNDREFGSVFLQEYLQDVREWRTVRIGNSFFGYEKGSCNGLHSGSKRFFYGQPPDEVLHLTKKITDIGKFMSMNIDIFLTSDGRLFVNELQAIFGQSGSREICRVDNQTGRMIWDKHSEKWIFEPGTFCQNYLCNLRVETLIKLLDTRKNISATPQVTP